From Mercenaria mercenaria strain notata chromosome 17, MADL_Memer_1, whole genome shotgun sequence, the proteins below share one genomic window:
- the LOC123536307 gene encoding kelch-like protein 6 isoform X2: protein MALTPYQSNKKTIYSRVENRDSEMERMSRHRKMFSKGLNEQRLSEKYTDFTVVSDDQKEFQCHKVVLAAVSPFFDTMFQNEMQEMQLGKVDLPFSAETIDLILQYIYTGQNVITDQNAVPPLYYAANYLQIAALVCDCEEFLSKGSYPDISLEIWQVAKNFGNQEVAEIAKSVVLQNFSIYCDVDSIGRIGIEDLKVLLQDKMANCSGTVKCKAAWIWLVAQDSADTDVARNVIGGLVASENVDNEDILDICQNDWDVLVASVDFERLTFSRTLWETACKELWIQPEKMLDASHMSLNECLIVVGGTPLEESRLTLFNFKRKVWYDLEAEKKRELGHRYALCSLGSFLYLSGGTKNQKGFMCFNADTKTWDRQEDLPVGREQHIMCTVPENTIRSEQRTVERKIYVLGGTSQQEPCLKDVHVYDIGRMVWSKCGDVAYAVAAACSTVVSRRIYLLGGALITESSPRTPSDVIQCFDTSNGYSWKIDLKLPFKAKSQKMEVVCFDSDQVSHQEYVVYNKKIYKLKFDKHNGNIEEACTVPNSPTKSFAVSNFGDKFFIFGGEDDSFKGSKDMLQYDIKTRQIVTLPIKTPFEMKDFVHTKIPVPESWVLTELSE, encoded by the exons ATGGCATTAACTCCGTatcaaagcaacaaaaaaactATATACAGCAGAGTTGAAAACCGAGACTCAGAGATGGAGCGCATGTCTCGCCATCGGAAAATGTTCAGCAAGGGATTGAATGAACAACGTTTGTCTGAGAAGTACACCGATTTCACTGTTGTTTCTGACGATCAAAAGGAATTTCAATGCCATAAAGTGGTGCTTGCTGCAGTCTCCCCGTTCTTTGACACGATGTTCCAGAACGAAATGCAG GAGATGCAGCTTGGGAAGGTGGATTTACCGTTCAGTGCTGAAACAATTGATCTTATTCTGCAATACATATATACCGGACAAAATGTCATAACTGATCAGAATGCCGTACCACCACTGTATTACGCCGCAAATTACCTACAGATAGCTGCCCTTGTTTGTGACTGTGAGGAATTTCTTTCCAAGGGCAGTTACCCTGAtataagccttgaaatttggcAAGTAGCAAAGAATTTTGGAAATCAAGAAGTCGCCGAGATCGCAAAAAGTGTTGTTCTTCAAAATTTTAGCATATATTGCGACGTAGACAGCATAGGTAGAATTGGGATAGAAGACCTGAAGGTCTTACTGCAAGATAAAATGGCAAACTGCAGCGGGACGGTTAAATGTAAAGCGGCATGGATATGGCTCGTAGCTCAGGATAGCGCAGACACTGATGTCGCAAGGAACGTGATAGGCGGTCTCGTTGCCTCGGAGAATGTTGACAACGAAGATATACTAGACATTTGTCAGAATGACTGGGACGTGTTAGTCGCGTCGGTCGACTTTGAAAGACTTACATTCTCAAGAACGCTTTGGGAAACTGCTTGTAAAGAGTTGTGGATACAGCCGGAAAAAATGCTGGACGCGAGTCATATGTCTTTGAATGAATGTCTTATTGTTGTTGGTGGAACTCCGTTAGAGGAAAGCAGGCTGACTTTGTTTAACTTCAAGAGGAAGGTGTGGTATGATCTGGAGGCTGAGAAAAAACGTGAACTTGGACACCGTTACGCATTATGTTCACTTGGAAGTTTCCTGTACCTAAGTGGTGGAACTAAAAATCAAAAAGGTTTTATGTGTTTTAATGCAGACACAAAAACATGGGACCGCCAAGAAGACCTCCCGGTCGGCCGAGAACAACACATTATGTGTACAGTTCCGGAGAACACCATTAGGTCTGAGCAACGTACAGTTGAGCGAAAAATTTATGTTCTTGGAGGCACTTCACAGCAAGAGCCATGTCTAAAAGATGTTCATGTTTATGATATAGGAAGGATGGTGTGGTCGAAATGTGGTGACGTTGCTTACGCGGTTGCGGCGGCATGCTCAACAGTGGTGAGCAGAAGAATATACTTGTTAGGTGGCGCTTTGATCACCGAAAGTAGCCCTAGAACACCGTCAGATGTGATCCAATGCTTTGATACCAGTAACGGCTACAGCTGgaaaatagatttaaaacttCCGTTCAAAGCCAAGTCCCAAAAAATGGAGGTTGTTTGCTTCGATAGCGACCAAGTTTCGCACCAAGAATACGTCGTATACAACAAGAAAATATACAAACTGAAATTCGACAAGCATAATGGAAATATAGAAGAGGCTTGCACAGTTCCAAATTCTCCCACTAAAAGTTTCGCAGTGTCTAATTTTGGGGACAAGTTCTTCATTTTTGGGGGAGAGGACGACAGTTTTAAGGGCTCAAAAGACATGTTACAATATGACATTAAAACTAGACAAATTGTCACACTTCCGATAAAAACGCCATTCGAAATGAAAGACTTTGTCCACACTAAAATACCGGTGCCGGAGTCCTGGGTTCTGACGGAGTTATCGGAGTAA
- the LOC123536307 gene encoding kelch-like protein 6 isoform X1 yields the protein MFKTVDILFTILVTMALTPYQSNKKTIYSRVENRDSEMERMSRHRKMFSKGLNEQRLSEKYTDFTVVSDDQKEFQCHKVVLAAVSPFFDTMFQNEMQEMQLGKVDLPFSAETIDLILQYIYTGQNVITDQNAVPPLYYAANYLQIAALVCDCEEFLSKGSYPDISLEIWQVAKNFGNQEVAEIAKSVVLQNFSIYCDVDSIGRIGIEDLKVLLQDKMANCSGTVKCKAAWIWLVAQDSADTDVARNVIGGLVASENVDNEDILDICQNDWDVLVASVDFERLTFSRTLWETACKELWIQPEKMLDASHMSLNECLIVVGGTPLEESRLTLFNFKRKVWYDLEAEKKRELGHRYALCSLGSFLYLSGGTKNQKGFMCFNADTKTWDRQEDLPVGREQHIMCTVPENTIRSEQRTVERKIYVLGGTSQQEPCLKDVHVYDIGRMVWSKCGDVAYAVAAACSTVVSRRIYLLGGALITESSPRTPSDVIQCFDTSNGYSWKIDLKLPFKAKSQKMEVVCFDSDQVSHQEYVVYNKKIYKLKFDKHNGNIEEACTVPNSPTKSFAVSNFGDKFFIFGGEDDSFKGSKDMLQYDIKTRQIVTLPIKTPFEMKDFVHTKIPVPESWVLTELSE from the exons ATGTTTAAGACTGTTGACATTTTATTCACG ATACTGGTAACAATGGCATTAACTCCGTatcaaagcaacaaaaaaactATATACAGCAGAGTTGAAAACCGAGACTCAGAGATGGAGCGCATGTCTCGCCATCGGAAAATGTTCAGCAAGGGATTGAATGAACAACGTTTGTCTGAGAAGTACACCGATTTCACTGTTGTTTCTGACGATCAAAAGGAATTTCAATGCCATAAAGTGGTGCTTGCTGCAGTCTCCCCGTTCTTTGACACGATGTTCCAGAACGAAATGCAG GAGATGCAGCTTGGGAAGGTGGATTTACCGTTCAGTGCTGAAACAATTGATCTTATTCTGCAATACATATATACCGGACAAAATGTCATAACTGATCAGAATGCCGTACCACCACTGTATTACGCCGCAAATTACCTACAGATAGCTGCCCTTGTTTGTGACTGTGAGGAATTTCTTTCCAAGGGCAGTTACCCTGAtataagccttgaaatttggcAAGTAGCAAAGAATTTTGGAAATCAAGAAGTCGCCGAGATCGCAAAAAGTGTTGTTCTTCAAAATTTTAGCATATATTGCGACGTAGACAGCATAGGTAGAATTGGGATAGAAGACCTGAAGGTCTTACTGCAAGATAAAATGGCAAACTGCAGCGGGACGGTTAAATGTAAAGCGGCATGGATATGGCTCGTAGCTCAGGATAGCGCAGACACTGATGTCGCAAGGAACGTGATAGGCGGTCTCGTTGCCTCGGAGAATGTTGACAACGAAGATATACTAGACATTTGTCAGAATGACTGGGACGTGTTAGTCGCGTCGGTCGACTTTGAAAGACTTACATTCTCAAGAACGCTTTGGGAAACTGCTTGTAAAGAGTTGTGGATACAGCCGGAAAAAATGCTGGACGCGAGTCATATGTCTTTGAATGAATGTCTTATTGTTGTTGGTGGAACTCCGTTAGAGGAAAGCAGGCTGACTTTGTTTAACTTCAAGAGGAAGGTGTGGTATGATCTGGAGGCTGAGAAAAAACGTGAACTTGGACACCGTTACGCATTATGTTCACTTGGAAGTTTCCTGTACCTAAGTGGTGGAACTAAAAATCAAAAAGGTTTTATGTGTTTTAATGCAGACACAAAAACATGGGACCGCCAAGAAGACCTCCCGGTCGGCCGAGAACAACACATTATGTGTACAGTTCCGGAGAACACCATTAGGTCTGAGCAACGTACAGTTGAGCGAAAAATTTATGTTCTTGGAGGCACTTCACAGCAAGAGCCATGTCTAAAAGATGTTCATGTTTATGATATAGGAAGGATGGTGTGGTCGAAATGTGGTGACGTTGCTTACGCGGTTGCGGCGGCATGCTCAACAGTGGTGAGCAGAAGAATATACTTGTTAGGTGGCGCTTTGATCACCGAAAGTAGCCCTAGAACACCGTCAGATGTGATCCAATGCTTTGATACCAGTAACGGCTACAGCTGgaaaatagatttaaaacttCCGTTCAAAGCCAAGTCCCAAAAAATGGAGGTTGTTTGCTTCGATAGCGACCAAGTTTCGCACCAAGAATACGTCGTATACAACAAGAAAATATACAAACTGAAATTCGACAAGCATAATGGAAATATAGAAGAGGCTTGCACAGTTCCAAATTCTCCCACTAAAAGTTTCGCAGTGTCTAATTTTGGGGACAAGTTCTTCATTTTTGGGGGAGAGGACGACAGTTTTAAGGGCTCAAAAGACATGTTACAATATGACATTAAAACTAGACAAATTGTCACACTTCCGATAAAAACGCCATTCGAAATGAAAGACTTTGTCCACACTAAAATACCGGTGCCGGAGTCCTGGGTTCTGACGGAGTTATCGGAGTAA
- the LOC128550089 gene encoding F-box only protein 30-like isoform X2 — protein sequence MAASHEHCTSCHRMNCMMKPDDITSCALIYCQAGCGFRFHNCKSEDHKKICLKEKVPCINFVNGCPIELTREKISGHLPVCPASVVLCPREWNRWPMHSQDKGWKAPMPFKNPHVKCGQIDVAFALRDQRMLMDSFKTPRKTRRILRNPLTQCYPAVPIQSHSSVLDSPTSETSQLSDDESGTPWDLTQSPPGLQQTILNQLSSNSTNQLYAASKQTTESLTKALDYVTGRQGLKRLAEIAKMKEMSSNTDQDTDQINKKLEATNIHDSNNTSSDISYMQNDSPLTANNNEEEDELEVFYTEKKLFEILGLDLTMHFISSYQPKPLKMFTFLCGREFRRDEYPWHVKNFHSDIQCNLNSWFEQRCPLSYLGCTFAFQRFKPKNPTGVIVHSPVLQSFGLCEEEQFETSRDRSEKNLTEEEDIRTTTGRKRLREATPEILTSYKCDSVVRVIPRYKSESREVSPVKLQKEFDGHLHSLTDLPFEVLQNIARNLDSFSIQHLSMTCKLLQSVCCSLLDERGIVSLVWEKRSPAGSGPLWNVTYKRWQFSTSFSPILDWDFKENGSPIQEHLKICPFNQHVDKNVKEEPFQMIYDFADDERFSHGQDMFDKRKKY from the exons ATGGCTGCCAGCCATGAGCACTGTACTTCCTGCCACCGTATGAACTGTATGATGAAACCAGATGACATCACATCCTGTGCTCTTATCTACTGCCAAGCAGGCTGTGGCTTTCGATTCCATAACTGTAAAAGTGAGGACCACAAGAAAATATGTCTGAAAGAGAAGGTTCCTTGCATAAACTTCGTGAATGGGTGTCCAATTGAACTGACCAGGGAGAAAATATCTGGACATTTACCAGTGTGTCCAGCAAGTGTGGTGCTGTGCCCTCGAGAGTGGAATCGCTGGCCAATGCATTCTCAGGACAAAGGTTGGAAAGCCCCAATGCCTTTCAAAAATCCACATGTTAAGTGTGGTCAGATTGATGTTGCATTTGCTCTTAGAGATCAAAGAATGTTGATGGATTCATTCAAAACACCTCGAAAGACTAGAAGAATATTGCGCAATCCCCTGACACAGTGCTACCCAGCAGTGCCTATTCAGTCCCACTCCAGTGTTCTTGACAGTCCCACTTCTGAAACTTCCCAGCTTTCAGACGATGAATCAGGAACTCCCTGGGACCTAACCCAGTCCCCACCTGGCTTGCAACAAACCATATTGAATCAGTTGTCTTCAAACAGTACAAATCAGCTTTATGCAGCTTCAAAACAAACCACTGAAAGTTTGACTAAAGCCCTGGATTATGTGACAGGTAGACAAGGATTGAAACGTTTAGCAGAAATAGCAAAGATGAAGGAAATGTCAAGCAATACTGATCAAGACACAGATCAGATAAATAAAAAACTTGAAGCAACGAATATACATGATTCTAATAATACTTCAAGCGACATATCATACATGCAAAATGACAGTCCATTGACTGCTAACAACAATGAAGAGGAAGATGAGCTTGAAGTTTTCTATACAGagaaaaaactttttgaaatcCTTGGTTTAGATCTAactatgcattttatttcatcttACCAGCCAAAGCCATTAAAAATGTTCACATTTCTTTGTGGTCGCGAGTTCCGCAGAGATGAATATCCATGGCACGTTAAGAACTTTCATTCAGATATTCAGTGTAATCTAAATAGCTGGTTCGAACAGCGTTGCCCATTATCCTATCTTGGGTGCACTTTTGCTTTCCAAAGGTTTAAACCCAAAAACCCCACCGGAGTCATTGTACACAGTCCAGTACTTCAGAGTTTTGGGTTATGTGAAGAGGAACAGTTTGAAACGTCCAGAGATCGAAGTGAAAAAAATCTAACAGAGGAGGAAGATATTAGGACAACGACTGGTCGTAAACGTTTAAGGGAGGCTACCCCAGAGATACTTACCTCGTACAAATGTGATTCAGTAGTTCGAGTGATCCCGAGATATAAATCGGAATCACGAGAAGTGTCGCCAGTGAAGCTACAAAAAGAATTTGATGGACATTTACATTCGTTGACAGACTTACCATTTGAAGTACTGCAAAATATAGCAAGGAATTTAGACAGTTTTAGTATCCAACATTTGTCAATGACATGTAAACTTCTGCAGAGTGTGTGCTGCAGTCTGCTGGATGAACGTGGAATTGTCTCACTAGTCTGGGAGAAGAGAAGTCCCGCAGGATCGGGGCCATTGTGGAATGTGACTTACAAG AGATGGCAATTCAGTACGTCCTTTAGCCCCATTTTAGACTGGGACTTCAAAGAAAATGGTTCTCCCATACAGGAACACCTTAAGATCTGTCCGTTCAATCAACATGTAGATAAAAACGTGAAGGAAGAACCGTTCCAGATGATTTATGATTTTGCGGATGATGAGAGGTTCTCACATGGACAAGATATGTTtgataaaaggaaaaaatactAG